Proteins co-encoded in one Rhodopirellula bahusiensis genomic window:
- a CDS encoding efflux RND transporter periplasmic adaptor subunit: protein MNKKLSPNWTLIGACLASAVLTGGAVYFSVPYWSSGSVAQEQDSTGEGDGHGHEDGEEEGHEGEGEEAVVSLPKEMWEASKLEVEPATRQTVNIQTWATGKLTLNEDRSANIYSITEGRAHEVPVNLGDRVEEGQTLAIIDSREVGTAKLELYQARLQQKFAKQANDFSQQVKTNALQLIEALDRNASAEEIEKTLGDKPIGKYREQLLGAYTTLVQAQADFDRIEPIANTGAIAGKQLIEARANLNTAKASFNAVLEQLRFAVPQDALEAEQAVQQAQQAVEVAKAKLNILGYEDAELEDIQPDQKGGHISHYEVVAPFAGSIIAKNVVLAERVGTDTEMFRLADLSTVWVQADIYQKDLPAIAQLGDTLTFRAPTASDGSLHTHTAKIFYRGDVLDPDTRTLRLQAVAGNEDRHLKPGMFVEIEIPSQDSQNILAIPESAIQEIEDKKVVFVQHSETEFRKVPVVTGTLSDGIIEIRKGLKVGDKVVTSGGFALKSELMKGEIGHGH, encoded by the coding sequence ATGAACAAGAAACTGTCTCCCAACTGGACCCTCATCGGAGCCTGCCTCGCATCTGCGGTGTTAACCGGTGGCGCTGTCTATTTTAGCGTCCCTTATTGGTCCAGTGGATCAGTGGCTCAGGAGCAGGACTCTACCGGTGAAGGCGATGGGCATGGTCATGAAGACGGAGAAGAAGAAGGTCACGAAGGGGAAGGTGAGGAAGCCGTTGTCTCGCTGCCAAAAGAAATGTGGGAAGCCTCGAAGTTGGAGGTTGAACCGGCCACGCGGCAAACCGTCAACATCCAAACGTGGGCAACTGGCAAGCTGACGCTCAATGAAGACCGCAGTGCCAACATCTATTCCATCACCGAAGGGCGGGCACATGAAGTCCCGGTGAACCTTGGCGACCGTGTCGAGGAAGGGCAGACCTTGGCGATTATTGACAGTCGTGAAGTCGGCACGGCAAAACTAGAACTGTACCAAGCTCGGTTGCAGCAAAAGTTTGCCAAACAAGCCAATGATTTTTCCCAACAGGTGAAAACGAATGCCTTGCAGTTGATTGAGGCGCTCGACCGTAACGCGTCGGCCGAGGAGATCGAAAAGACACTTGGTGATAAGCCGATCGGAAAATATCGGGAACAATTGCTCGGCGCCTACACGACCCTTGTGCAGGCACAAGCAGATTTTGATCGGATCGAGCCCATTGCCAACACCGGTGCAATCGCTGGCAAACAACTGATCGAAGCCAGGGCGAATCTGAACACCGCGAAAGCAAGTTTCAATGCGGTTCTCGAACAACTGCGATTTGCCGTTCCGCAAGATGCCCTCGAGGCGGAGCAGGCGGTCCAACAAGCTCAACAAGCGGTTGAAGTCGCAAAGGCAAAACTGAATATCCTCGGTTACGAAGATGCCGAGCTTGAAGACATTCAGCCAGACCAAAAGGGGGGACACATCTCGCACTACGAAGTCGTCGCCCCCTTCGCGGGATCCATTATCGCCAAGAATGTGGTGCTGGCCGAACGCGTTGGAACTGACACCGAGATGTTCCGCTTGGCCGATTTGTCAACCGTTTGGGTGCAAGCTGACATCTATCAAAAAGACCTGCCCGCGATCGCGCAGCTTGGTGACACGTTGACTTTTCGCGCACCGACGGCGAGCGATGGTTCACTGCACACGCACACCGCGAAGATTTTTTACCGTGGCGACGTGCTTGATCCAGACACCCGGACGCTGCGTCTTCAGGCAGTTGCCGGCAACGAAGACCGGCACCTGAAGCCCGGAATGTTTGTCGAGATCGAAATACCGTCTCAGGATTCACAGAATATCCTGGCGATCCCCGAGTCGGCGATTCAAGAGATCGAGGATAAGAAGGTTGTTTTTGTTCAGCATAGTGAAACTGAGTTTCGTAAAGTGCCAGTTGTCACTGGGACATTGTCCGACGGCATCATCGAAATCCGCAAAGGATTGAAGGTTGGCGACAAAGTTGTCACCTCGGGCGGATTCGCATTGAAGTCGGAACTGATGAAGGGAGAGATCGGCCACGGTCACTAA